A segment of the Egicoccus sp. AB-alg2 genome:
GCCGACGAGTTGTTCGTCGTGGTCGCCGGCCGGGCCACCATCGAGATCGAGGGTGGCGACACCCTGGAGGTGGGGCCGGGCGACGCGGTGGTGCTCGAGGAGGGGGCACGCACCCGCTGGACCGTGCACGAGACCCTCCGCAAGGTCTACCAGGTCACCGACCACGGCTGACCGGCTCGCCGTCCGCGCGGTCGTGGCTCGTCGCGCCGTCGTTCGGGACCTGTGGCCTGCGCGGATGCGCCGCCCGACCCTGCCGGACCACGCAGCCGCGGGGGAGGCTGCGGGTCGAGCGCGCCCGACCGAGGCGGGCCGGAGGAACCACATCATGAGAGCTGCCGTCGTGCGCGCCTTCGGAGCGCCGCTGGAGATCGAGGAACGTCCGTTGCCGGAGCCCGGCCCGACCCAGGTGCGCGTGCGCCTGGAGGCCTCCGGACTGTGCCACACCGACATCCACGCCTGGCGCGGGGACTGGCCGGTGAAGCCGACGCCGCCGTTCGTGCCCGGCCACGAGGGCGTCGGCATCGTCGACGCGGTCGGGGCCGGCGTGACGCGGGTGGCAGAAGGTGACCGGGTCGCCGTGCCGTGGTTGCACACCGCCTGTGGGACCTGCGAGCACTGCATCACGGGCTGGGAGACGCTGTGCACCTCCCAGCAGAACACCGGGTACTCCGTCGACGGCGGTTACGCGGAGTACAGCCTCGCCGACAGCCGCTACATCGGGATCGTGCCGGAGGGCGTCGACCCGATCGACGCGGCGCCGCTCACGTGCGCCGGCGTCACGACGTACAAGGCCGTGAAGGTGGCTGGCACGCGCTCGTCGGACCTCGTGGCGGTGTTCGGCGTCGGTGGGCTCGGGCACCTCGCGCTGCAGTACGCCCGGATCGCCGGTGGCACGGTCGTGGCCGTGGACCTGCACGACGACAAGCTCGAGATGGCCAAGCAGCTGGGTGCGACCTACACGCTCAACGCCCGCGAGCAGGACGTGGCCGCGGAGATCCAGAAGCTCGGCGGTGCCGACCAGGCCATCGCGACGGCCGTGTCGCCTCGCGCGTTCGAGGCGGCCTTCGCCTCCCTGCGGCGCGGCGGGACGCTGTCCATGGTGGGGCTGCCGGCCGACAACGAGATGTCGCTGCCGATCTTCCAGACGGTGCTGCAGGGCATCACCGTCGTGGGCTCGATCGTCGGGACGCGGGTCGACCTGGCCGAGGTGTTCGAGCTGCACCGGCTCGGGCAGACGCGCGTGATCCGCGAGACACGCCGCCTCGACAGCGTCAACGAGGACTTCGCCGCCGTCGAGGCCGGCGACGTGACGGCCCGGCTCGTCTTCACGTTCTGAGGGGACCGGCGGTGCTGGCGGGGCGTCGGGTCACACGTCGTGCGGACCCGGCTCCCCGCCGGCCAGACGCGACAGGTCGTCGCCGGCCTTGCGCAGCCGTTGCGAGTCGCCGCGGGCGGCGCCGGCGAGCAGACGCTCCACGGGCTTGAAGAGCCGCGAGCGGATGTCCAGGCGCAGGGCGAACGCGACCGCGGTGTAGGCCGCCTCGTCCTGCAGGTCGAGACGTCCCGTGCCGCGCACCGGCCCGTCGACGGTCACGACGTCGAGCCGCTCGCCCGGGGTCGCCGCCGACACCGCCATCTCGATACGCAGCGGCCGTATCGGGGTGCCGAAGGTGAAGCGGGCCGCCTCCGGAGCCTCCGGGGTGCCGGCCAGCATCTCGACCTCGTCGATGGCCGGCCACCACTGCGGCCAGGTCGTGAGATCCGCCACGACGCGCCAGACGTCGTCGCGTGCTGCGGTCGTGCGCCAGGTGCCGCTGAAGTCGATCGCCGCCATCGGCCGGCCTCGTGAGGGGAGCGTGACCGTAGCGGGGGCCGTCGGCCTGCCCGCGTTGGCCGGTCGGGCGGGACGTCCGATAACCTGGGCGGCGCTTCGTGCTGGAGTAGCTCAGTTGGTAGAGCAATCGCCTCGTAAGCGATAGGTCAGGGGTTCAAGTCCCCTCTCCAGCTCCACATCTCTCGTGCGTCTTGCGCCGCTCACGGCCTACTCGCCAGGTCCGATCGTGCCGGTCGGCGCCACCTCGATGTCGGGGCAGTGACGCACGGTCGAGCCGATGACGCACCGGTGCGTCGCTGGGCCGACCGAGCGGCGCCAGCTCGACCAGCCAGGAATGCAGAGCTCCGAGCGCTACCGCGAGGACATCGGGGGCACGTGACGTCGGGTCGTCGCCGTCACGCGGCCAGGGCCGTGGGCGTGGCGACCTGCAGCCAGTCGTCGACGGCGGCGACGTAGTCCGCCGGCGCCTCCAGCATCGGCACGTGGCCGACCGAGGGCAGCACTTCCAGGTCCCAGGTCGGCTGCCGCTTCATGACGTGGTCGATCGCCGTGCGCGAGATGAGCCGGTCGGCATCGCCCCAGACGACGAGCACGGGCATCGCCGCGTCGTCGATGAGCTTCAGCAGGTCACCCGGCGCGAGCATCGAGCGCACCACCGACTCGGCGGCCGCCGTGAAGGCGGCGACCCGCCAGGGCGCGTCGCGTCCCA
Coding sequences within it:
- a CDS encoding cupin domain-containing protein, whose amino-acid sequence is MSQAVHVAEIALEPDSLAPEQVVAGDPQVRARVLHTSADGRVERGVWEITPGVVTDVEADELFVVVAGRATIEIEGGDTLEVGPGDAVVLEEGARTRWTVHETLRKVYQVTDHG
- a CDS encoding zinc-dependent alcohol dehydrogenase; the protein is MRAAVVRAFGAPLEIEERPLPEPGPTQVRVRLEASGLCHTDIHAWRGDWPVKPTPPFVPGHEGVGIVDAVGAGVTRVAEGDRVAVPWLHTACGTCEHCITGWETLCTSQQNTGYSVDGGYAEYSLADSRYIGIVPEGVDPIDAAPLTCAGVTTYKAVKVAGTRSSDLVAVFGVGGLGHLALQYARIAGGTVVAVDLHDDKLEMAKQLGATYTLNAREQDVAAEIQKLGGADQAIATAVSPRAFEAAFASLRRGGTLSMVGLPADNEMSLPIFQTVLQGITVVGSIVGTRVDLAEVFELHRLGQTRVIRETRRLDSVNEDFAAVEAGDVTARLVFTF
- a CDS encoding SRPBCC family protein translates to MAAIDFSGTWRTTAARDDVWRVVADLTTWPQWWPAIDEVEMLAGTPEAPEAARFTFGTPIRPLRIEMAVSAATPGERLDVVTVDGPVRGTGRLDLQDEAAYTAVAFALRLDIRSRLFKPVERLLAGAARGDSQRLRKAGDDLSRLAGGEPGPHDV